In the genome of Tissierellales bacterium, the window TGTGTTTTGGATTAAAAGAAGTTTTAAAAGAAGATGATTCTTTATATAAGATATTTAGAAAAGAATATAATTACAAAATAGAAAAAGCAATTCAAACAATAGAACCAATAACTTTAAATAAGGAAAGCTCAAATCTTTTAAATAGAGAGTTAAATTCACTTGCTTTAAAATTTGATAGAAAAGTATATACTCAAGATAAAAGCATATTAGAGTATACTATATCAATTTTTACAAGTGATAAGTATCAATACCAAATTATGATGA includes:
- a CDS encoding UTRA domain-containing protein, with the translated sequence MCFGLKEVLKEDDSLYKIFRKEYNYKIEKAIQTIEPITLNKESSNLLNRELNSLALKFDRKVYTQDKSILEYTISIFTSDKYQYQIMM